Proteins from a genomic interval of Nitrospina gracilis Nb-211:
- a CDS encoding carbon-nitrogen hydrolase, producing MSTNTKTEIVKVGLVQMACGQNPDENLKEAIRGIRQAAEKGAQIVCLQELYRSQYFCQVEDADRFRLAEPIPGPSTEALGPLAKELSIVLIVPLFEKRSAGLYHNSAIVFDADGSIAGHYRKMHIPDDPGFYEKFYFAPGDNGFRAIDTRYGKIGVLICWDQWFPEGARLTALAGAQFLFYPTAIGFQDFDAEVASKQANAWETIQKSHSIANGVFTVAVNRIGKENNIQFWGRSFVCDPLGEVLAQASDECPEVLVVDCDLSLIEETRRGWPFLRDRRVDAYQNLTRLYLDSNDR from the coding sequence ATGAGCACAAATACCAAGACAGAAATCGTGAAGGTCGGCCTCGTGCAGATGGCTTGCGGCCAAAACCCGGATGAAAACCTGAAGGAAGCCATCCGGGGCATCCGGCAGGCGGCGGAAAAAGGCGCGCAGATTGTCTGCCTGCAGGAACTCTACCGCTCACAATACTTCTGCCAGGTGGAGGACGCCGACCGGTTTCGGCTGGCGGAACCCATTCCCGGGCCCTCCACCGAGGCGCTCGGGCCGCTGGCCAAAGAGCTGTCGATTGTGCTCATCGTGCCGCTGTTTGAAAAACGGTCCGCCGGACTGTACCACAACAGCGCCATCGTGTTCGACGCCGACGGGTCGATTGCCGGTCACTACCGCAAAATGCACATTCCGGACGACCCCGGTTTCTACGAAAAGTTTTACTTCGCGCCGGGAGACAATGGCTTTCGGGCCATCGACACCCGCTACGGCAAAATCGGCGTGCTCATCTGCTGGGACCAGTGGTTCCCCGAAGGCGCGCGGCTGACTGCACTGGCCGGGGCACAGTTCCTGTTCTACCCCACCGCCATCGGCTTTCAGGACTTCGACGCCGAGGTCGCCTCCAAACAGGCCAACGCGTGGGAGACCATCCAGAAATCACACTCCATCGCCAACGGTGTGTTCACGGTTGCGGTCAACCGCATTGGCAAGGAAAACAACATCCAGTTCTGGGGCCGCTCGTTCGTGTGCGATCCGCTGGGCGAGGTGCTGGCCCAGGCGTCCGACGAATGCCCTGAAGTGCTGGTGGTAGACTGCGACCTGTCACTCATCGAAGAAACCCGCCGGGGCTGGCCATTTCTGCGCGATCGGCGGGTGGACGCTTACCAGAACCTGACCCGACTTTACCTCGATTCAAATGACCGCTGA
- a CDS encoding agmatine deiminase family protein: MTADSTPAQSGFRMPAEWEPHAATWLTWPHNPETWPGLDLRPIEDVYLQMIAALIEGETVHVLAKDPESRVYIEKRMKEHHVLGKDVQVHCLPTNDSWIRDYGPNFLVRENGSLRDVAANVWRFNSWGGKYEWALDARAGVDITRRLGIPIFEPGLVLEGGAIEVNGRGTCLTTRRCLLDENRNSGMTQERMENCLEKYLGASHVLWFEGDLEGDDTDGHIDNLVRFVNDGTVVYAYDDNAEDPNHACLQANRETLKSATDQNGNKLEAIALPMPARVEFAGDRLPASHANFYIGNQCVLLPVFGGASDKKAEGILNDLFPDRKVVPILCNEFVLGLGAIHCVTQQQPSAKT; encoded by the coding sequence ATGACCGCTGATTCCACGCCGGCGCAGTCCGGCTTTCGCATGCCCGCGGAGTGGGAACCCCACGCCGCCACCTGGCTGACCTGGCCGCACAACCCTGAAACCTGGCCCGGGCTCGACCTGCGCCCCATCGAAGACGTGTACCTGCAAATGATCGCCGCCCTGATCGAAGGCGAAACCGTGCACGTTCTCGCCAAGGACCCCGAAAGCCGCGTGTACATAGAAAAGCGCATGAAGGAACACCACGTACTCGGTAAGGATGTGCAGGTCCATTGCCTGCCCACCAACGATTCATGGATTCGCGACTACGGGCCCAATTTTCTGGTGCGGGAAAACGGTTCCCTGCGCGATGTCGCCGCGAACGTATGGCGGTTCAACTCCTGGGGCGGCAAGTACGAATGGGCACTCGATGCTCGTGCCGGGGTGGACATCACCCGCCGTCTCGGCATACCCATTTTCGAACCCGGACTGGTATTGGAGGGAGGCGCCATCGAGGTCAACGGTCGCGGCACCTGCCTCACCACCCGCCGGTGCCTGCTGGACGAAAACCGCAACTCCGGCATGACGCAGGAAAGAATGGAAAATTGTTTGGAGAAATACCTCGGCGCGTCGCACGTCCTCTGGTTCGAGGGGGATCTGGAAGGCGATGACACCGACGGCCATATCGACAACCTGGTGCGCTTCGTCAACGACGGCACCGTGGTCTATGCGTATGACGACAATGCCGAAGATCCCAATCACGCCTGCCTGCAAGCCAACCGGGAAACTTTAAAATCGGCAACCGATCAAAACGGAAACAAACTGGAAGCCATTGCCCTCCCCATGCCGGCCCGCGTGGAGTTTGCAGGCGACCGTCTGCCCGCCAGCCACGCCAATTTTTACATCGGAAACCAATGCGTGCTGTTGCCGGTGTTCGGCGGGGCGAGTGACAAAAAGGCGGAAGGAATACTGAACGATTTGTTTCCGGACCGGAAGGTGGTGCCGATTCTCTGCAATGAGTTCGTGCTGGGACTGGGCGCGATTCATTGCGTCACCCAGCAGCAACCCTCCGCAAAAACCTAA
- a CDS encoding phytanoyl-CoA dioxygenase family protein: MGKVLTPQQIADFERDGYVSLANPFSEAILDRLLDWASEVQSWPETPGRHMMYFESSLKSPGQRILQRVENLYPYHEGFRELFDSDALKGAVSDLFGEPAILFKDKINFKLPGGDGFKWHQDQQAGWWNYADIFITALVCIDPMTPENGPLQISAGHHRSGLIGNQWEPLTDGQMQGMAFETLPLQPGDMVFFDSFAPHGSGPNLTDFPRRVLYVTYNKISAGDQREPYYADKRKSFPPDCERDPNKEYKFRV; this comes from the coding sequence ATGGGCAAGGTACTGACTCCGCAACAGATTGCGGATTTTGAACGGGATGGATACGTGTCTCTTGCCAATCCCTTTTCGGAGGCGATACTCGACCGTCTGCTGGACTGGGCGAGCGAGGTGCAAAGCTGGCCGGAAACTCCCGGACGCCACATGATGTATTTCGAGTCCAGCCTCAAATCCCCGGGCCAACGGATTCTCCAGCGCGTCGAAAACCTTTACCCCTATCATGAAGGCTTCCGCGAGTTGTTCGACAGCGATGCGTTGAAAGGTGCGGTCAGCGACTTGTTTGGCGAGCCTGCCATCCTGTTCAAGGACAAGATCAATTTCAAACTGCCCGGAGGCGACGGATTCAAATGGCATCAGGATCAACAGGCGGGATGGTGGAATTATGCTGATATTTTCATCACCGCACTGGTTTGCATCGATCCCATGACCCCGGAGAATGGTCCACTGCAGATCTCCGCCGGCCATCATCGAAGTGGATTGATCGGCAATCAATGGGAACCCTTGACGGACGGGCAGATGCAGGGCATGGCGTTTGAAACCCTGCCGCTCCAGCCCGGAGACATGGTGTTCTTTGATTCCTTTGCGCCGCACGGATCCGGTCCCAATCTCACCGACTTCCCCCGCCGCGTTCTTTATGTGACCTACAACAAGATTTCGGCGGGTGATCAGCGCGAGCCGTATTACGCCGATAAACGCAAAAGCTTTCCTCCCGACTGCGAGCGCGATCCCAACAAGGAATACAAGTTTCGGGTTTAG
- a CDS encoding LapA family protein, whose translation MPAIKIVIFVLLALVISIFAVKNLDLVEVSFYDFGLNSVNVKVPLLIVILASLGLGFLLAWVEGFFSKMKLKATIHSKQKTIDSLNREVAELKSKALPELTEKNNL comes from the coding sequence ATGCCTGCGATCAAGATAGTCATTTTTGTTTTGCTGGCGTTGGTCATTTCCATTTTCGCTGTCAAAAATCTCGATCTGGTGGAAGTGAGCTTTTACGACTTCGGGCTCAACTCCGTTAATGTCAAAGTTCCCCTTTTGATCGTCATCCTCGCTTCACTGGGATTGGGCTTTCTCCTCGCCTGGGTGGAAGGCTTCTTTTCTAAAATGAAGCTCAAGGCCACCATTCACAGCAAACAAAAGACCATCGATTCCCTGAACAGGGAAGTTGCGGAACTGAAATCGAAGGCCCTTCCGGAACTCACCGAAAAAAACAATCTCTAG
- a CDS encoding sulfurtransferase, translating into MSRKIKALATCVGLAICLICGASATTWAAEEFAPLLTINEFRALPQNEVVLLDTRSAWRYLLGHIPGAQPTGNWQDYSVQKDGVPGLIDQNRSAIARKLKALGVDRGKTLVLYGDPADKWRTDGRFFWMLEFYGFTKTALLEGGLDAWEKQGLPVERGTASPPPASQLKPEDIQFNWNVYADQHWIADRLNTPELALIDNRERHEYNGATPYGSSRGGHIPGAIHIDWREFFDGQGRLKAKPVLESLLARWNITKDKEVVVYCTGGVRSGMAYFVFRHLGYNVRNYDGSWWDWSRNSQLPVES; encoded by the coding sequence TTGTCAAGGAAAATAAAGGCTCTTGCCACCTGCGTAGGGCTGGCTATCTGCCTGATTTGCGGGGCCTCGGCGACCACCTGGGCGGCGGAGGAATTCGCGCCTCTTTTGACCATAAATGAGTTCCGCGCCCTGCCCCAAAATGAGGTCGTCCTCCTCGACACCCGTTCCGCCTGGCGCTACCTGCTGGGCCACATCCCGGGCGCCCAGCCCACCGGCAACTGGCAGGATTATTCCGTGCAAAAAGACGGGGTACCGGGCCTGATCGACCAGAACCGCTCCGCCATCGCCCGCAAATTGAAAGCTCTGGGGGTGGACCGGGGCAAAACGCTCGTCCTGTACGGCGATCCCGCTGACAAATGGCGCACCGACGGACGTTTTTTCTGGATGCTGGAGTTCTACGGGTTCACCAAAACCGCCCTGCTGGAAGGGGGACTGGACGCATGGGAAAAACAGGGGTTGCCGGTGGAACGCGGAACGGCTTCACCGCCGCCTGCCTCTCAACTCAAGCCCGAGGACATTCAATTCAATTGGAATGTGTACGCGGATCAGCATTGGATCGCCGACCGCCTCAACACGCCGGAGCTGGCGCTGATCGACAACCGCGAGCGTCATGAGTACAATGGAGCGACGCCTTACGGGTCTTCCCGCGGTGGGCACATTCCGGGAGCGATTCATATCGACTGGCGGGAGTTTTTCGACGGACAAGGACGCTTGAAAGCGAAGCCGGTTCTGGAATCCCTGCTGGCGAGATGGAACATCACCAAAGACAAGGAAGTGGTGGTGTACTGCACGGGTGGCGTGCGCTCCGGCATGGCGTACTTCGTGTTCCGCCATCTGGGCTACAACGTGCGCAACTACGATGGCTCGTGGTGGGACTGGAGCCGCAATTCCCAACTGCCGGTGGAATCCTGA
- the fliE gene encoding flagellar hook-basal body complex protein FliE has protein sequence MDDNTLKANLKTVLGPGLNPAQGKGAPQKVDPNAPSFKETLSESIKQVDNLQKEADQAIEKLVTGESQNVHGAMVAVSKADLAFQMTMQVRNKIVEAYQEVMRMQV, from the coding sequence ATGGATGACAACACCCTCAAAGCCAATCTGAAGACGGTTCTTGGTCCGGGGCTCAACCCGGCGCAGGGCAAAGGTGCGCCGCAGAAAGTTGATCCCAACGCGCCGTCTTTTAAAGAGACGCTGTCCGAATCCATCAAGCAGGTGGACAACCTGCAGAAGGAAGCCGACCAGGCGATCGAAAAACTTGTGACCGGCGAATCGCAGAACGTGCATGGAGCCATGGTGGCAGTCAGCAAGGCCGACCTCGCATTCCAGATGACGATGCAGGTGCGTAACAAAATCGTCGAAGCCTACCAGGAAGTGATGCGCATGCAGGTCTGA
- the flgB gene encoding flagellar basal body rod protein FlgB → MLIDRLLFSDHVPLLMSKSLDFQSQRQLLVSSNISNMDTPGYKAKDIDFKSALQDALGSGGLQLKKTQSGHMGPDLDTLRRLQPQVHEEPDAARSNGNNVNVDKEMTKLAQTQIAYSATVQLMSKRGSIIRSAIRENTQA, encoded by the coding sequence ATGCTGATCGACCGCTTATTGTTTTCAGACCATGTGCCGCTATTGATGAGTAAGTCGCTGGATTTTCAGTCCCAGCGCCAATTGCTCGTGTCCAGCAACATCAGCAACATGGATACCCCCGGTTACAAGGCCAAGGACATTGATTTCAAAAGCGCGTTGCAGGATGCGCTGGGTTCCGGCGGATTGCAGTTGAAGAAGACGCAATCCGGCCATATGGGGCCAGATCTCGACACCCTGCGCCGGCTTCAGCCGCAGGTGCACGAGGAGCCGGACGCCGCCCGGTCCAACGGCAACAATGTCAACGTGGACAAGGAAATGACCAAGCTGGCCCAGACCCAGATCGCGTACTCCGCCACGGTGCAATTGATGAGCAAACGCGGCTCCATCATCCGCTCCGCCATCCGTGAGAACACACAGGCGTGA
- a CDS encoding sigma 54-interacting transcriptional regulator — translation MSQNLNDLTTRLKGFQKENLSDILHVMAGGLKTAFQCDSVRVYLEDLYEGMLICHYVSNESHPDRHRITKYISPKESITSKSFYENAVVTSWSHPGGVANFRNPYETLSGIQATAVFPITYQMRPIGTINLDWNKEGEFLTQAQIEQISAFISDNSAGVERAKRFHQNISFSKYLDTARKKESAWMMMRSAVNLIEKLTLASVLVPATEQNSQMRGAKTADIVEILAVYSKNIEHADIYNTRDQIHVLEGRHLINRIVKYKEKKGLVMNDPNQGSVYHANVMEEQFPRKEIVSEINLVSLYQVPKYDKKTGRFICAVNYYTGEPYEFTPFEKNLLQEHASMVETIILEESPTHIEIQVLSEIEELLSDTNTSLQGFLDSILAKTSELIGADCGTIAILQVVDGKPWLLVEDEEGNLIGAKSRGWKKNKILPLPVGGNDLPSDQKSMNGYCAHTARPVLVNDVNNHKHTQGFYKNLSPDIRSELAVPIIYQNQVLGVLNQDSFRLNYFTDEHKKILQIIASLISQKVNHLQQMEALRKDMTVLKREIEYRDPNVSSYYLGNVIGRSKKIHTLVKQIDVVVDSICNRMLNWGRSPQTEAFMGLPSLLITGETGAGKEFFFNNIYSRVSETFRKKKRPDFELPLRKTNIAAYSGELTYSELFGHKKGAFTSADSNRQGILEEANGGIVFLDEIGDIDPKTQVQLLRFLDTGVFVRLGENQPCYSRIFLIAATNKNLLREIEAGRFREDLFHRLNALSFRIPSLNDRREDIPDLATHFLGRLYTTYKGGDQTGPPPVLTADAMEYLKHRSYRGNVRELKNILLRALMFNKSGVITRDHLAAGDQENMVETATFDAAPVGQVTNLLEEIEAERGNFWTHIYEPFKTKQMTRDTVKTVIEAAKTKYQTNLPGLAVKLGVCTARFRTDSEESKKFMSFKNFLYKTVKISTN, via the coding sequence ATGTCCCAGAATTTGAACGACCTCACCACCCGGCTCAAGGGATTCCAGAAGGAAAACCTGTCCGACATCCTCCACGTCATGGCCGGAGGCCTGAAAACCGCATTTCAATGCGACTCGGTCCGCGTGTACCTGGAAGACCTGTACGAAGGCATGCTGATCTGCCATTACGTTTCCAACGAAAGCCATCCGGACCGTCACCGCATCACCAAATACATTTCCCCCAAGGAATCGATCACTTCCAAATCGTTTTATGAAAATGCCGTCGTCACCTCCTGGTCGCACCCGGGCGGGGTGGCGAACTTCCGCAATCCCTATGAAACGCTTTCCGGCATCCAGGCGACGGCGGTGTTCCCCATCACTTACCAGATGCGGCCCATCGGCACCATCAATCTCGATTGGAACAAGGAAGGCGAGTTTTTAACGCAGGCGCAGATCGAGCAGATCAGCGCCTTCATCTCCGACAACAGCGCCGGGGTGGAGCGCGCCAAGCGGTTTCACCAGAACATCTCGTTCTCAAAGTATCTCGACACCGCACGCAAGAAAGAAAGTGCGTGGATGATGATGCGCTCCGCCGTCAACCTGATCGAGAAGCTCACGCTCGCCTCCGTGCTGGTGCCCGCGACGGAACAGAATTCCCAAATGCGCGGTGCGAAGACGGCGGACATTGTGGAAATCCTTGCGGTCTATTCCAAGAACATCGAGCACGCAGACATCTACAACACCCGCGACCAGATCCACGTGCTGGAAGGACGCCACCTCATCAACCGCATCGTGAAATACAAAGAAAAGAAGGGGCTGGTGATGAACGATCCCAACCAGGGATCGGTGTACCACGCCAACGTGATGGAGGAACAGTTCCCGCGCAAGGAGATCGTGAGCGAGATCAATCTCGTGTCGCTGTACCAGGTGCCGAAATACGATAAGAAGACGGGGCGCTTCATCTGTGCCGTCAACTATTACACCGGCGAGCCCTACGAGTTCACCCCGTTCGAGAAAAACCTTCTGCAGGAACACGCGTCGATGGTGGAGACCATCATCCTCGAAGAAAGTCCGACGCACATCGAAATCCAGGTGCTGAGCGAGATCGAGGAGTTGTTGTCGGACACCAACACGTCATTGCAGGGATTCCTCGACAGCATCCTCGCCAAGACGTCGGAGTTGATCGGCGCGGACTGCGGCACCATCGCCATCCTGCAGGTGGTCGACGGCAAACCGTGGTTGCTGGTGGAAGATGAAGAGGGCAACCTGATCGGCGCGAAGTCGCGCGGCTGGAAGAAAAATAAAATCCTGCCGCTTCCCGTCGGCGGCAACGATCTGCCCAGCGACCAGAAATCGATGAACGGGTATTGCGCGCACACGGCGCGTCCGGTGCTGGTCAATGACGTGAACAACCACAAGCACACACAGGGATTCTACAAAAACCTGTCGCCGGACATCCGCTCGGAACTGGCAGTGCCCATCATCTATCAGAACCAGGTGCTGGGTGTGCTCAACCAGGACAGTTTCCGGCTCAACTATTTCACCGACGAGCACAAAAAGATTCTGCAGATCATCGCCAGCCTCATCAGCCAGAAAGTGAACCACCTGCAACAGATGGAGGCCCTGCGCAAGGACATGACCGTACTCAAACGCGAGATCGAATACCGCGATCCGAACGTGTCGTCGTATTACCTCGGCAACGTCATCGGCCGCAGTAAGAAGATCCACACGCTCGTCAAGCAGATCGACGTGGTGGTGGACTCCATCTGCAACCGCATGCTGAACTGGGGCCGCTCGCCGCAGACGGAAGCGTTCATGGGTCTGCCATCGCTTTTAATTACGGGTGAGACGGGCGCGGGCAAGGAATTTTTCTTCAACAATATTTATTCGCGCGTGTCGGAGACCTTCCGGAAGAAGAAGCGTCCCGACTTCGAACTGCCGCTCCGCAAAACCAACATCGCCGCCTACAGTGGCGAGCTGACCTACAGCGAACTGTTCGGTCACAAGAAAGGCGCGTTCACCAGCGCCGACTCCAACCGGCAGGGCATTCTGGAAGAAGCCAACGGCGGCATCGTGTTTCTGGACGAGATCGGCGACATCGATCCCAAAACGCAGGTACAGTTACTGCGCTTCCTCGACACCGGCGTGTTCGTGCGCCTCGGCGAGAACCAGCCGTGCTATTCGCGCATCTTCCTCATCGCCGCCACCAACAAAAACCTGTTGAGGGAAATCGAGGCGGGGCGTTTCCGCGAGGATTTGTTTCACCGCTTGAACGCGCTCAGCTTCCGGATTCCATCGCTCAATGACCGGCGGGAGGACATTCCAGACCTGGCGACGCATTTCCTCGGCCGGTTGTACACGACGTACAAGGGAGGCGACCAAACCGGTCCGCCGCCTGTGCTTACGGCAGACGCCATGGAATATTTGAAGCACCGCAGTTACCGCGGCAACGTGCGCGAGTTGAAGAACATTTTACTGCGCGCCCTCATGTTCAATAAGAGCGGCGTCATCACCCGCGATCATCTGGCGGCGGGCGATCAGGAGAACATGGTGGAAACGGCAACGTTCGATGCCGCACCGGTGGGACAGGTGACGAACCTTCTGGAGGAGATCGAGGCGGAGCGCGGCAACTTCTGGACGCACATCTACGAACCGTTCAAAACCAAGCAGATGACGCGGGACACGGTGAAGACGGTGATCGAGGCGGCGAAGACGAAATATCAGACCAACCTGCCGGGGCTGGCAGTGAAGCTGGGCGTGTGCACCGCCCGCTTCCGCACCGACTCGGAGGAAAGCAAAAAGTTCATGAGCTTCAAAAACTTTCTTTATAAGACGGTGAAGATTTCCACAAATTGA
- a CDS encoding septation protein SpoVG family protein, whose protein sequence is MTITKTTIYPFEPGAPYKDLKAYAEVTLEGVLTIKGIQVYRRSNGAMYIRLPSQLGKNGEYKDLVVAETPDFQKHLRDTIVVAYKAEMGEG, encoded by the coding sequence ATGACCATCACCAAAACGACTATTTACCCATTTGAACCGGGCGCACCGTACAAGGATTTGAAAGCCTACGCGGAGGTGACGCTGGAGGGGGTGCTGACCATAAAGGGGATTCAGGTTTACAGGAGATCGAACGGCGCGATGTACATCCGCCTGCCCAGCCAGCTGGGGAAAAACGGCGAGTATAAGGACCTCGTCGTGGCCGAAACTCCCGACTTCCAAAAGCACCTCCGCGACACCATCGTCGTCGCGTATAAGGCGGAGATGGGGGAGGGGTGA
- the ahcY gene encoding adenosylhomocysteinase, with product MSSTVVAAEKYKVKDLSLADWGRREIILAEKEMPGLMALREKYGKDKPLKGARIAGSLHMTIQTAVLIETLVELGAEIRWASCNIFSTQDHAAAAIAKAGIPVFAWKGETEEEYWWCTAQTLLFEEGPNMILDDGGDLTGYVHEKHPEMLPNIKGISEETTTGVHKLYKMLKDGTLKSPAINVNDSVTKSKFDNLYGCRESLADGIKRATDIMVAGKVVVVAGYGDVGKGCAQSMRAYGARVLITEIDPICALQAAMEGYEVTTMEDALPEADIYVTTTGCEDIIRIDHMEKMKDTAIVCNIGHFDCEIQVDELNNYKGIQKEEIKPQVDKYTFPDGHCIILLAEGRLVNLGCATGHPSFVMSASFTNQVLAQIELFQKKYELGVYTLPKHLDEEVARLHLEKLGVKMTRLTQKQADYLGIPVEGPYKPDHYRY from the coding sequence ATGAGTTCCACAGTGGTTGCCGCGGAAAAATACAAAGTGAAAGACCTCTCCCTGGCGGATTGGGGTCGGCGCGAAATCATTCTCGCCGAAAAAGAAATGCCGGGATTGATGGCCCTCCGCGAAAAATACGGCAAAGACAAACCCCTGAAAGGAGCTCGGATTGCAGGGTCCCTGCACATGACCATTCAGACGGCGGTTCTTATTGAAACGCTGGTCGAGCTGGGGGCTGAGATCCGCTGGGCCTCCTGTAATATTTTCTCCACGCAGGACCACGCCGCCGCGGCCATCGCCAAGGCCGGCATTCCCGTTTTCGCATGGAAGGGGGAGACGGAGGAGGAATACTGGTGGTGCACCGCCCAGACCCTGCTGTTCGAGGAAGGTCCCAACATGATCCTCGATGATGGCGGCGACCTGACGGGTTACGTCCACGAAAAACATCCGGAAATGTTGCCGAACATCAAGGGCATCTCTGAGGAGACGACGACGGGCGTTCACAAGCTGTACAAAATGCTGAAGGACGGCACGCTGAAATCGCCGGCCATCAACGTCAACGACTCCGTCACCAAATCCAAATTCGACAACCTGTACGGCTGTCGCGAGTCTCTGGCAGACGGCATCAAGCGCGCAACGGACATCATGGTTGCGGGCAAGGTTGTGGTTGTCGCGGGATACGGCGACGTCGGCAAGGGCTGTGCGCAGTCCATGCGCGCGTATGGCGCCCGCGTGCTGATCACGGAAATCGATCCCATCTGCGCCCTGCAGGCGGCGATGGAAGGTTATGAAGTGACCACCATGGAAGACGCTCTGCCGGAAGCGGACATCTACGTCACCACCACGGGTTGTGAGGACATCATCCGCATCGATCACATGGAGAAGATGAAGGACACGGCCATCGTGTGCAACATCGGTCACTTCGACTGTGAAATTCAGGTCGACGAGCTGAACAACTACAAGGGAATTCAGAAGGAAGAGATCAAGCCGCAGGTGGACAAGTACACCTTCCCGGACGGGCACTGCATCATTCTGCTCGCAGAGGGTCGGCTGGTGAACCTGGGTTGCGCGACGGGCCATCCGTCGTTCGTCATGTCCGCATCCTTCACCAACCAGGTGCTGGCGCAGATCGAACTGTTCCAGAAGAAATACGAACTCGGCGTGTACACTCTGCCCAAGCATCTGGATGAAGAGGTCGCGCGTCTGCACCTCGAGAAGTTGGGTGTCAAGATGACCCGGCTGACGCAGAAGCAGGCAGACTACCTGGGCATCCCGGTGGAAGGTCCGTACAAGCCGGATCATTACCGCTACTGA
- a CDS encoding DUF2703 domain-containing protein encodes MKIELLYFKNCPNTDPALELLRDVLRQEGVDAPIHSIAVETLDEAEGHCFPGSPTIRIDGKDVEGEVRQGYGLGCRLYIVDGNTHYWPPREWIEEAVRRKREQ; translated from the coding sequence ATGAAAATCGAGTTGTTGTATTTCAAGAACTGTCCCAATACCGACCCGGCGCTGGAACTTTTACGGGACGTTCTGCGGCAGGAAGGGGTGGACGCTCCCATCCATTCCATTGCCGTGGAGACGTTGGATGAGGCGGAGGGGCATTGCTTCCCCGGTTCGCCCACCATTCGCATAGACGGTAAGGACGTGGAAGGCGAAGTGCGGCAGGGCTATGGATTGGGATGCCGCCTTTATATCGTGGATGGCAATACCCATTATTGGCCACCGCGTGAATGGATAGAGGAAGCCGTCCGTCGAAAGAGAGAGCAGTAA
- a CDS encoding MerR family transcriptional regulator yields the protein MDTFTRSELAKLVGVNKETLRYYETRDLIDPPLRSRSGYRLYSNEDAKRILFIKNAQKLGFSLDEIHEILSLQTAKKNSRQTTTAKAQEKRRIIDKRIDKLNQLGNAIDRMMEAWERNETDASILAYLGEGTFLSEDL from the coding sequence ATGGACACCTTTACCCGAAGTGAACTGGCCAAGCTGGTGGGTGTGAATAAGGAAACCCTTCGTTACTATGAAACCCGCGATTTGATTGATCCCCCCCTCCGGTCCCGATCCGGTTACCGTTTGTACAGTAACGAAGACGCAAAACGTATTCTGTTTATCAAGAACGCGCAGAAGCTGGGCTTTTCGCTGGATGAAATTCATGAAATCCTGAGCCTGCAAACCGCAAAAAAAAATTCCCGCCAAACAACGACGGCCAAAGCCCAGGAAAAGAGAAGGATCATTGACAAACGGATCGACAAATTAAATCAACTGGGAAATGCGATTGATCGAATGATGGAAGCATGGGAAAGAAATGAGACGGACGCTTCCATACTGGCTTATTTGGGAGAGGGCACATTTCTCTCAGAGGATTTATGA